A genome region from Natranaeroarchaeum sulfidigenes includes the following:
- a CDS encoding DNA polymerase Y family protein — MPSPGDATLPGVDDEPPDQIVLHVDMDCFYAACERLREPELRGEPLVVGMGYEPGDDIGAVATASYEAREYGVESAMAISEALDRLPRLDEDADGPTGSRDTTDEPAGYYRPVDLDFYQSVAEDVRAILHDCADTVREVSIDEAYLDVTDRTGWEVADGFARHVKQRIEREVGVVASVGVAPTLSAAKVASDHDKPDGLVVVEPGEVADFFAPLSVEEVHGVGPVTARKLRELGIETAGDLATADPHELVDRFGERGRELYDRARGADTREVTPTGDPKSLSRESAFADAVEDPERKREQVRALAEAVATRAQSKGALYRTIGVKAVTPPYDVNTRERSLPGPIDDPDLVETIALELISEFDDDPVRKVGVRVSNLEFPTGEQARLSGWDGETDGQETGEPRQQERTTPSRSGQSSLTDF, encoded by the coding sequence ATGCCGAGTCCGGGAGACGCCACGCTGCCCGGCGTCGACGACGAGCCGCCGGACCAGATCGTCCTGCACGTCGACATGGACTGTTTTTACGCCGCCTGCGAGCGTCTGCGGGAGCCGGAACTGCGCGGCGAGCCGCTCGTCGTCGGGATGGGCTACGAGCCCGGCGACGACATCGGTGCGGTCGCCACGGCGAGTTACGAGGCCCGGGAGTACGGCGTCGAGAGTGCGATGGCTATCTCCGAGGCGCTCGACCGGCTGCCGCGACTGGACGAGGACGCCGACGGGCCGACCGGGAGCCGGGACACCACCGACGAGCCAGCGGGCTACTACCGCCCCGTCGATCTGGACTTTTACCAGTCGGTCGCCGAGGACGTCAGGGCGATTCTCCACGACTGTGCCGATACGGTCCGGGAGGTCAGCATCGACGAGGCGTATCTCGACGTCACCGACCGGACCGGCTGGGAGGTCGCGGACGGCTTCGCACGCCACGTCAAACAGCGGATCGAGCGGGAGGTCGGCGTCGTCGCAAGCGTCGGCGTCGCACCCACGCTGAGCGCGGCGAAAGTCGCCTCGGATCACGACAAACCGGACGGGCTCGTCGTCGTCGAGCCCGGTGAAGTCGCGGATTTCTTCGCCCCGCTGTCGGTCGAGGAAGTCCACGGTGTCGGGCCGGTTACGGCCCGCAAACTCCGCGAACTGGGTATCGAGACAGCGGGCGATCTGGCAACAGCAGATCCCCACGAACTGGTCGATCGGTTCGGCGAGCGGGGGCGGGAGCTATACGACCGCGCGCGGGGAGCGGACACCCGGGAGGTAACGCCGACCGGCGATCCCAAGAGTCTCTCCCGGGAGTCAGCCTTTGCCGACGCCGTCGAGGATCCCGAACGAAAACGCGAACAGGTCAGGGCACTGGCTGAAGCGGTCGCGACCCGGGCACAGAGCAAAGGGGCCCTGTACCGGACGATCGGCGTGAAGGCAGTCACACCGCCGTACGACGTCAACACACGCGAGCGTTCCCTGCCGGGGCCGATCGACGATCCCGATCTCGTCGAGACGATCGCACTGGAGCTAATCTCCGAGTTCGACGATGACCCCGTTCGGAAGGTCGGCGTCCGCGTCTCGAATCTGGAGTTTCCAACCGGGGAACAGGCGCGACTGAGCGGCTGGGACGGGGAGACAGATGGTCAGGAGACCGGCGAGCCTCGCCAGCAGGAACGTACGACACCGAGCAGGTCGGGACAGTCGAGCCTCACCGATTTCTGA
- the ggt gene encoding gamma-glutamyltransferase, whose product MDTPDLDRFESRRSTVYATEGIVATSQPLAAEAGVSILREGGNAFDAAVATAAALNVVEPTSTGLGGDVFALYRTADGEVGAMRSCGGAPADATLDRVREAVAAEQDVAPSEAEMPQHGPHPVTVPGTARGWEATVERLGTRSLADVLEPAIRYATEGYPVSEVIASAWSHGEELFDDEHARDAYLVDGERAPEVGEHVTLPELGASMERIAKEGADVVYEGDIAEAIVEEVQSKGGFLDHDDLADFEPEFVEPVSATYRGTEVYELPPNNQGLIALEALGIAEEIGAGEVPYDSPERIHRFAEATKLAFHDGHHYITDPEYEEIPPLADPEYVAGRADEIGPEPIQDVDIGFGEGAGEDADTVLLTVADAEGNLVSYINSRFAGFGSGLVAGNTGIALQNRGWSFSLDPDHPNRLEPGKRPFHTLIPALAKFDEDDWAAFGVMGGYMQPQGHVQVLSNIVDYDMPLQRALDEPRWRYREDGGLALEGQFEGAIASKLARRGHDVSVLPPIRFGGAQIVRDREGTLSGATEPRKDGTVVGY is encoded by the coding sequence ATGGACACCCCCGACCTCGATCGGTTCGAGTCCCGCCGATCAACCGTCTACGCCACCGAAGGAATCGTTGCGACCAGCCAACCGCTCGCCGCCGAGGCTGGCGTCTCGATCCTGCGAGAGGGCGGCAACGCCTTCGACGCCGCGGTCGCCACCGCGGCCGCGCTGAACGTCGTCGAGCCCACGAGCACCGGGCTCGGCGGGGACGTCTTCGCGCTCTATCGCACCGCCGACGGCGAGGTCGGCGCAATGCGGAGCTGTGGCGGCGCACCCGCCGACGCCACGCTCGACCGCGTCCGGGAGGCCGTGGCCGCCGAGCAGGACGTCGCGCCGAGCGAAGCCGAGATGCCACAGCACGGCCCGCATCCGGTCACTGTTCCCGGGACTGCACGCGGATGGGAGGCCACTGTCGAGCGCCTCGGGACCCGCTCGCTGGCCGACGTGCTCGAACCGGCGATCCGGTACGCGACGGAGGGCTACCCCGTCAGCGAGGTGATCGCCAGCGCGTGGAGCCACGGCGAGGAGCTGTTCGACGACGAACACGCGCGAGACGCATACCTCGTCGACGGCGAGCGCGCGCCCGAGGTCGGCGAGCACGTCACGCTGCCCGAACTCGGCGCGAGCATGGAGCGAATCGCCAAAGAGGGTGCCGATGTGGTCTACGAGGGCGATATCGCCGAGGCCATCGTCGAGGAGGTCCAGTCGAAGGGCGGCTTTCTCGACCACGACGATCTCGCGGACTTCGAACCGGAGTTCGTCGAGCCGGTGAGCGCGACCTACCGCGGGACCGAGGTGTACGAACTGCCCCCGAACAATCAGGGGTTGATCGCGCTCGAAGCGCTCGGGATCGCCGAAGAGATCGGCGCGGGCGAGGTCCCCTACGACTCGCCGGAACGGATCCACAGGTTCGCCGAGGCGACGAAGCTCGCCTTCCACGATGGCCACCACTACATCACCGATCCCGAGTACGAGGAGATTCCACCGCTTGCCGATCCGGAATACGTGGCCGGGCGTGCCGACGAGATCGGTCCGGAGCCGATCCAGGACGTCGACATCGGCTTCGGTGAGGGCGCTGGCGAGGACGCCGACACCGTCCTTCTCACCGTCGCAGACGCCGAAGGGAACCTCGTCTCCTACATCAACTCCCGTTTTGCAGGCTTTGGCAGCGGGCTGGTGGCGGGCAATACCGGGATTGCACTGCAGAACCGCGGCTGGTCGTTCTCGCTCGATCCCGACCATCCCAACCGACTCGAACCGGGCAAGCGACCGTTCCACACGCTGATTCCCGCGCTCGCGAAGTTCGACGAGGACGACTGGGCGGCCTTCGGCGTCATGGGCGGGTACATGCAGCCACAGGGCCACGTGCAGGTGCTCTCGAACATCGTCGACTACGACATGCCGCTCCAGCGCGCGCTCGACGAACCGCGCTGGCGCTACCGGGAAGACGGCGGCCTCGCGCTCGAAGGACAGTTCGAGGGCGCGATCGCGTCGAAGCTCGCCCGGCGCGGTCACGACGTGAGCGTTCTGCCGCCGATCCGCTTTGGGGGCGCACAGATCGTTCGGGATCGGGAGGGGACGCTTTCGGGCGCGACGGAGCCCCGAAAGGACGGCACGGTCGTCGGCTACTGA
- a CDS encoding PrkA family serine protein kinase — MTGDTETLDELSKEYRESIPGDLRETRSFDWYLDEVYEDPQIARNAHQRVADMFDHYGTDYDEEAGVVEYHLASKDPLHDGENRFFGRVIHESMHEFVNKVKSGARRLGPERRIKLLLGPVGSGKSAFDQQVRRYFEDYTMQEEGRMYTFRWTDLCSVIDDQDPADDTVRSPMNQDPLVLLPLEQRQQVIDGLNDRLDAPYTIRNEQSLDPESEFYMDRLLAHYDDDLQKVLEKHVEIIRLTADENKRQALETFEPKDKKNQDETELTGDVNYSKIAVYGESDPRAFDYSGAFCNANRGVFSGEELLKLQREFLYDFLHASQEQTIKPKNNPRIDIDQVIVGRTNMPEYKDKKGDEKMEAFNDRTKRIDFPYVLSYEDEAEIYWKLLGNADVPDIHVEPHTLEMAGLFSVLTRIEEPDTETVDLLQKAKAYNGEDDETDDVDLKKLREEAAAKAEIGEGMEGISPRFIGDEIAEAIMDSKHRGRDFLSPLIVFNFFEENLEHHGSIAEDRFDTYYRYLERVREEYRERAIEDVRHALAYDVDEIRRQGEKYMDHVMAYIDDDTVEDEITGREQEPDETFLRSVEEKLDIPEDRKDDFRQEVSNWVSRRAREGEAFNPQDNERLRRALERKLWEDKKHNINFSALVSANEFDDDERSAWIDALLKQGYSEDGAREVLEFAGAEVAKSELEE, encoded by the coding sequence ATGACCGGAGACACTGAAACGCTCGACGAGCTAAGCAAGGAGTACAGAGAATCGATACCGGGAGACCTTCGCGAGACCAGATCCTTCGACTGGTATCTCGACGAGGTGTACGAGGATCCGCAGATCGCCCGCAACGCCCACCAGCGCGTCGCGGACATGTTCGACCACTACGGCACCGACTACGACGAAGAAGCCGGGGTCGTCGAGTACCACCTCGCGTCGAAGGATCCGCTCCACGACGGCGAGAACCGGTTTTTCGGCCGCGTGATCCACGAGTCGATGCACGAGTTCGTCAACAAGGTCAAAAGCGGTGCCAGACGGCTCGGTCCCGAACGACGCATCAAGCTGCTGCTCGGCCCAGTGGGATCGGGCAAATCCGCCTTCGACCAGCAGGTCCGGCGCTACTTCGAGGACTACACGATGCAGGAGGAGGGCCGGATGTACACGTTCCGGTGGACCGACCTCTGCTCGGTGATCGACGATCAGGATCCCGCAGATGACACGGTCCGTTCGCCGATGAACCAGGACCCGCTCGTCCTCCTGCCCCTCGAACAGCGCCAGCAGGTCATCGACGGGCTCAACGACCGGTTGGACGCACCGTACACGATCCGTAACGAGCAGAGCCTGGACCCGGAAAGCGAGTTCTACATGGACCGATTGTTGGCCCACTACGACGACGACCTGCAGAAGGTACTCGAAAAGCACGTCGAGATCATCCGACTCACGGCGGATGAGAACAAACGGCAGGCCCTGGAGACGTTCGAGCCAAAGGACAAGAAAAATCAGGACGAGACCGAACTCACCGGCGACGTCAACTACTCGAAGATCGCCGTCTACGGCGAATCCGATCCGCGCGCATTCGATTACTCCGGCGCGTTCTGTAACGCGAACCGCGGCGTCTTCTCCGGCGAGGAGTTGCTGAAACTCCAGCGGGAGTTCCTCTATGACTTCTTACACGCCAGTCAGGAACAGACGATCAAGCCCAAGAACAACCCGCGGATCGACATCGACCAGGTGATCGTTGGGCGGACGAACATGCCCGAGTACAAGGACAAAAAGGGCGACGAGAAGATGGAGGCCTTTAACGACCGCACCAAGCGGATCGACTTCCCGTACGTCCTCTCCTACGAGGACGAGGCCGAAATCTACTGGAAACTGCTGGGGAACGCGGACGTACCCGACATCCACGTCGAACCCCACACGCTGGAGATGGCGGGGCTCTTTTCGGTCCTTACGCGGATCGAAGAGCCCGACACGGAGACGGTCGATCTCCTCCAGAAGGCGAAAGCCTACAACGGCGAGGACGACGAGACCGACGACGTCGACCTGAAGAAGCTTCGCGAGGAAGCCGCTGCGAAAGCCGAGATCGGGGAAGGGATGGAGGGAATCTCGCCCCGATTCATCGGCGACGAGATCGCCGAGGCGATCATGGACAGCAAACACCGCGGCCGGGACTTCCTCTCGCCGCTGATCGTCTTCAACTTCTTCGAGGAGAATTTAGAACACCACGGTTCGATCGCAGAGGACCGATTCGACACCTACTACCGCTACCTCGAACGCGTCCGCGAGGAGTACCGCGAGCGCGCCATCGAGGACGTTCGACATGCGCTCGCATACGACGTCGACGAGATCCGTCGTCAGGGCGAGAAGTACATGGACCATGTGATGGCCTACATCGACGACGACACCGTCGAGGACGAGATTACGGGCCGCGAACAGGAGCCCGACGAAACCTTCCTCCGAAGTGTCGAGGAGAAACTCGACATTCCAGAGGACCGAAAAGACGACTTCCGGCAGGAGGTCTCGAACTGGGTCTCCCGCAGGGCGCGTGAGGGCGAGGCGTTCAACCCGCAGGACAACGAGCGTCTGCGCCGTGCGCTCGAACGCAAGCTCTGGGAGGACAAGAAACACAATATCAACTTCTCGGCACTGGTCAGCGCAAACGAGTTCGACGACGACGAGCGCTCGGCGTGGATCGACGCGCTGCTCAAGCAGGGATACAGCGAGGATGGCGCGCGCGAAGTGCTGGAGTTCGCCGGTGCCGAGGTCGCCAAATCCGAACTCGAAGAGTAA
- a CDS encoding DUF7342 family protein — protein MTEFDPAPTSDETQRRWQAGTDTFGRVYDVVLGITSPTPYTDIAELADCSPNAAKKHLDRLAEMGIAHANSDSRPATYERNEGYLEWQDASRIAAELSVDEILDRVETLESQRADYEVRFGTTDPTDVSVFDHGDHDTIHERMTAVSEWQGVIRDIRLYELARQLSQNDGHLIPA, from the coding sequence ATGACTGAGTTCGATCCGGCTCCAACGTCCGACGAGACCCAGCGACGGTGGCAGGCGGGAACGGACACGTTTGGTCGTGTCTACGACGTCGTCCTCGGGATAACGTCCCCAACCCCGTACACCGACATCGCCGAACTCGCGGACTGTTCTCCAAACGCCGCCAAAAAGCATCTCGACCGGCTGGCGGAGATGGGCATCGCCCACGCCAACAGCGACAGCCGCCCGGCGACATACGAACGAAACGAGGGGTATCTCGAATGGCAGGACGCCAGTCGGATCGCAGCCGAACTCTCGGTCGACGAGATCCTCGACCGTGTCGAAACGCTGGAATCCCAGCGAGCGGACTACGAAGTCCGGTTCGGGACGACGGACCCGACGGACGTCTCCGTGTTCGATCACGGTGACCACGACACGATTCACGAGCGAATGACCGCAGTCAGCGAGTGGCAAGGTGTGATTCGAGATATCAGGCTGTACGAACTGGCCCGCCAGCTCTCCCAGAACGACGGCCATCTCATCCCGGCGTAG
- a CDS encoding RPA12/RPB9/RPC11 RNA polymerase family protein produces the protein MNFCDECGSMMHTEGDTWACRSCEHEEPRDSQAEAAMETQDGQRDDGAPAVADATQDSTETMQEHCPTDDCDSDRAYYEMLPKPGGSYEVRLFTCVECGHKWRES, from the coding sequence ATGAACTTCTGTGACGAGTGTGGTTCGATGATGCACACGGAGGGCGACACGTGGGCGTGTCGCTCCTGTGAGCACGAGGAGCCACGGGATTCCCAGGCAGAAGCGGCGATGGAGACCCAGGATGGGCAGCGGGACGACGGAGCACCCGCCGTGGCCGACGCGACCCAGGACTCCACGGAGACGATGCAGGAGCATTGTCCGACGGACGACTGCGACAGCGACCGGGCCTACTACGAGATGCTGCCGAAGCCGGGCGGCTCCTACGAAGTTCGGCTGTTCACCTGCGTCGAGTGCGGCCACAAATGGCGCGAGTCCTGA
- a CDS encoding DUF5822 domain-containing protein, whose translation MPEPVETSDPEGVDYGWVMQTTFVLTIVIGAPLVAALSIPFTLPTWGSRLEFAIRVGAVVWILIAVPVLFYAKWWLDDSGTSSEDPSEPRPDESSADENQSGQ comes from the coding sequence GTGCCAGAGCCAGTCGAGACCAGCGATCCCGAAGGCGTCGACTACGGATGGGTGATGCAGACCACATTCGTACTCACCATCGTTATCGGCGCGCCGCTGGTCGCCGCCCTGTCGATCCCGTTTACCCTTCCGACCTGGGGCTCCCGACTGGAGTTTGCGATCCGCGTCGGCGCTGTCGTCTGGATCCTGATTGCGGTCCCAGTTCTCTTTTACGCGAAATGGTGGCTCGACGATTCGGGGACGTCATCCGAGGATCCGTCGGAGCCGCGTCCAGACGAATCCTCGGCCGATGAGAACCAGTCCGGCCAGTAA
- a CDS encoding PAS domain-containing sensor histidine kinase, which translates to MAVQSSDPVLFERIVRQLDDPVMLQGLDGQFEFVNGALSDYAGLSAEELIGADEFAFMDEETATTIAEIKSEVLEREEPIRYEVSPEFEGGKQAKADFSTFRYPYYDDEGDLAGTIAICRDVTDLKSREQELRERQRRTRRDRDRLELLNEVVRHDIRNDMQLVAGRAAMLEDHLDEAGLEHLHEVQRSTRKAIDLTETARDLTETLLRDEEPIRPVPLRARLHEEIDDLRSQHEGVDVAVDGEIPAIDVLADDMLGAVFHNLLHNAAVHNDADEPTVTVSADVVDDAATVSVADNGPGIPDRHKSEIFGKGEKGLDSDGTGLGLYLVEMLVDHYDGEVEVRDNEPTGAVFEVRLPTA; encoded by the coding sequence ATGGCTGTCCAGTCTTCCGACCCCGTGCTCTTCGAGAGGATCGTACGACAGCTGGATGATCCGGTCATGTTGCAGGGGCTGGACGGACAGTTTGAGTTCGTCAACGGTGCTCTAAGCGACTATGCTGGGTTGTCGGCCGAGGAGCTCATCGGGGCGGACGAGTTCGCATTCATGGACGAGGAGACGGCGACCACGATCGCGGAGATCAAATCTGAGGTGCTCGAACGTGAGGAGCCGATCCGGTACGAGGTATCACCCGAGTTCGAGGGTGGGAAGCAGGCGAAGGCGGATTTCTCCACCTTCCGATATCCGTACTACGACGACGAGGGAGACCTTGCGGGGACGATCGCCATCTGTCGGGACGTCACGGATCTGAAATCCCGAGAACAGGAGCTACGCGAACGACAGCGACGGACGAGACGGGACCGCGACCGACTTGAGCTGCTCAACGAGGTCGTCCGCCACGATATCCGCAACGATATGCAACTCGTGGCCGGGCGTGCGGCGATGCTCGAAGACCATCTCGACGAAGCGGGACTCGAACACCTGCACGAAGTACAGCGCTCGACCCGGAAGGCGATCGACCTGACAGAGACCGCCCGTGACCTGACCGAGACGCTGCTGCGTGACGAGGAGCCGATCAGACCCGTCCCGTTGCGCGCTCGGCTCCACGAAGAGATCGACGATCTCCGATCCCAGCACGAGGGAGTAGACGTCGCCGTGGACGGCGAGATCCCCGCGATCGACGTCCTCGCCGACGATATGCTCGGGGCAGTCTTTCACAACCTCCTGCACAACGCTGCCGTTCACAACGACGCCGACGAGCCGACGGTGACGGTCTCCGCCGACGTGGTCGACGACGCCGCAACCGTCTCCGTCGCCGACAATGGTCCAGGGATCCCCGACCGCCACAAGTCGGAGATCTTCGGCAAAGGCGAGAAGGGACTCGACAGCGACGGCACCGGACTGGGGCTGTATCTCGTCGAGATGCTGGTCGATCATTACGACGGCGAGGTCGAGGTCAGGGACAACGAGCCAACTGGTGCAGTGTTCGAAGTTCGGCTTCCGACGGCTTGA
- the mce gene encoding methylmalonyl-CoA epimerase, which translates to MQFHHTGIATRDADRLIDLYGDLFDAPVVHEEEFDGLRVVFLDLGNGYFELLEPVKHATVARFLDKHGPGVHHVAVATEDIEAALQMARERGIECIDEEPREGAWGHDVAFLHPNDTGGVLFEFVEH; encoded by the coding sequence ATGCAGTTTCATCACACGGGGATCGCGACGCGTGATGCTGATCGGTTGATCGACCTCTACGGCGACCTGTTCGACGCACCGGTCGTCCACGAGGAGGAGTTCGACGGCCTTCGAGTCGTCTTCCTCGATCTCGGCAACGGCTATTTCGAGCTACTGGAACCCGTCAAACACGCGACCGTTGCTCGATTTCTCGACAAGCACGGCCCCGGCGTCCACCACGTCGCCGTGGCAACCGAGGATATCGAGGCGGCTCTACAGATGGCCCGGGAGCGGGGGATCGAGTGTATCGACGAGGAGCCACGAGAGGGTGCGTGGGGTCACGATGTCGCTTTCCTGCACCCGAACGATACGGGCGGCGTCCTATTCGAGTTCGTCGAACATTGA
- the pyrB gene encoding aspartate carbamoyltransferase has translation MRDEHLITAKQLTREDIETVLDRAAEIAADPSAVSDRHADTLLGLLFFEPSTRTKMSFETAIKRLGGDVVDMGSVDSSSVSKGESLADTVRVIQGYADALVLRHPRQGSAKMASEFIDVPLVNAGDGAGHHPTQTLLDLYTMREQNGLDDLTIGIMGDLKYGRTVHSLANALTNFDVRQHFISPESLQLPRSVRYDLHQEGASVREHTDLDEILPELDVLYVTRIQRERFPDENEYHAVAGEYQIDADTLEAASDELTIMHPLPRVDEIAPEIDDTDHANYFQQAHNGVPVRMALLDLLLSNTGGDDE, from the coding sequence ATGCGGGACGAGCACCTCATAACGGCCAAACAGCTAACACGGGAGGACATCGAGACGGTCCTCGACCGGGCGGCCGAGATCGCGGCCGATCCGTCCGCCGTCAGCGACCGTCACGCCGACACGTTGCTCGGGTTGCTCTTTTTCGAGCCCAGCACCCGGACCAAGATGAGCTTCGAGACGGCGATCAAACGACTGGGCGGGGACGTCGTCGACATGGGCTCGGTCGACTCCTCCAGCGTCTCAAAGGGCGAGAGCCTCGCCGACACCGTCCGTGTCATTCAGGGCTACGCCGACGCGCTCGTACTGCGTCATCCGCGACAGGGATCGGCCAAGATGGCCAGCGAGTTCATCGACGTGCCGCTGGTCAACGCGGGCGACGGCGCGGGCCATCACCCGACCCAGACGCTGCTCGATCTCTACACGATGCGCGAACAGAACGGGCTGGACGACCTGACCATCGGGATCATGGGCGATCTGAAGTACGGTCGGACGGTCCACTCGCTGGCCAACGCGCTGACGAACTTCGACGTCCGCCAGCACTTCATCAGCCCCGAGAGCCTCCAGCTCCCCCGGAGCGTGCGGTACGACCTCCATCAGGAAGGGGCGTCGGTCCGGGAACACACCGACCTCGACGAGATCCTCCCCGAACTCGACGTACTCTACGTCACGCGCATTCAGCGCGAACGGTTCCCCGACGAGAACGAGTATCACGCCGTCGCGGGCGAGTATCAGATCGACGCCGATACCCTCGAAGCGGCGAGCGACGAACTGACGATCATGCACCCGCTCCCGCGCGTCGACGAGATCGCGCCGGAGATCGACGACACCGACCACGCCAACTACTTCCAGCAGGCGCACAACGGCGTCCCCGTCCGGATGGCCCTGCTGGATCTCCTGCTCTCGAATACGGGAGGTGACGACGAATGA
- a CDS encoding J domain-containing protein, whose translation MTRDFYELLGVDEDASKDEIRDAFREMVQEYHPDRNDDPRATAQFTIIKKAYDTLKDPSERQSYDRLGHTNYVAKRLDGIPDLSSWPSEDEEDDESDTSTETTSSGRSSGATGSSSGTGRTTGSTGGSTSGTTSSAGSTSSTGYSSGTATSTNRTSGSSSTTGGASTTNGSSTSSTTSSSSGRSSSASSSSTATSQSSSSRETSNPSSSSQTGQSSTASTGRSRSSSASTGRASTTGTGSATTTSAAGSTTASASTGGATTSTGSARKTGTDDADETDSAGGLSGLLFENALVQWFGSVPLGWPAINLSFGLYLVGLAHYGYENAAGLEALVAALQAAGTDTDALSALLFGPATEYIGSAWEYVYVTDPAAIGPSLLFALGTILMPVLFFIVIRRTRHYRGRDLSYLFALAVSVPLVVLATTAVDATYGVFETLPLVAVLLGYGVVPLLAGLVLIGRGFVWTRLRRILG comes from the coding sequence ATGACGAGAGACTTTTACGAACTGCTCGGCGTCGACGAGGACGCCTCGAAAGACGAGATCCGGGATGCGTTCCGGGAGATGGTCCAGGAGTACCACCCGGACCGGAACGACGATCCTCGTGCGACGGCGCAGTTCACTATTATCAAGAAGGCCTACGATACGCTCAAAGACCCGTCCGAGCGCCAGTCGTACGACCGGCTCGGTCACACGAACTACGTCGCAAAGCGGCTCGACGGCATCCCGGACCTGAGCAGTTGGCCATCCGAGGACGAAGAAGACGACGAATCGGACACGTCCACGGAGACGACGAGCAGCGGGAGGTCTTCGGGAGCGACGGGGAGCAGTTCGGGGACGGGACGAACCACGGGATCGACCGGCGGTTCGACGAGCGGTACAACGTCCAGTGCTGGCTCTACGTCCAGCACCGGCTATTCGTCGGGAACTGCGACCTCGACGAACCGAACGAGTGGGTCCTCATCAACGACGGGTGGAGCATCGACTACGAACGGGTCCTCGACATCCAGTACCACGAGCAGTTCCTCGGGGAGGTCCAGTAGTGCATCAAGCTCTTCCACTGCCACCAGCCAGTCGTCGAGCAGTAGGGAAACCAGCAATCCGTCGAGCAGTAGTCAAACTGGCCAGTCGTCGACAGCATCGACAGGACGGAGCCGGTCCAGTAGTGCGAGCACAGGACGGGCGAGCACGACCGGAACGGGGAGCGCAACCACAACGAGTGCAGCAGGCTCGACGACAGCCAGCGCTTCCACTGGCGGAGCCACGACGTCCACCGGGTCGGCACGGAAAACGGGGACGGATGATGCCGACGAGACGGATTCGGCAGGTGGCCTCTCCGGCCTGTTGTTCGAGAACGCGCTCGTCCAGTGGTTCGGCTCGGTTCCGCTGGGATGGCCTGCGATCAACCTCTCGTTCGGGCTGTATCTTGTGGGGTTGGCGCATTACGGCTACGAGAACGCAGCCGGTCTCGAAGCGCTCGTCGCCGCGCTGCAGGCGGCGGGGACCGACACCGATGCCCTGAGCGCGCTGCTTTTCGGCCCCGCGACCGAGTACATCGGCTCGGCCTGGGAGTACGTCTACGTGACGGATCCGGCGGCTATCGGGCCGAGTCTGCTCTTTGCGCTGGGTACGATACTCATGCCGGTGCTGTTTTTCATCGTGATCCGCAGAACCCGTCACTATCGTGGTCGTGACCTGTCGTACCTGTTCGCGCTCGCAGTGTCCGTACCGCTGGTCGTGCTCGCCACGACCGCCGTGGACGCGACCTACGGTGTATTTGAGACGCTACCACTGGTGGCTGTCCTGCTCGGCTACGGCGTTGTTCCGTTACTGGCCGGACTGGTTCTCATCGGCCGAGGATTCGTCTGGACGCGGCTCCGACGGATCCTCGGATGA
- the pyrI gene encoding aspartate carbamoyltransferase regulatory subunit, whose amino-acid sequence MSDHELRVSKIRNGTVIDHVPGGQALNVLAILGIDGTGGEQVSIGMNVPSDRLPAKDIVKVEGRELSQNEVDVLSLIAPDATINIVSEYDVVDKRRLDRPEYVKGVLACPNRNCITTDDEPVDSKFEVLDDEVRCVYCDTIIRDNLTEHIGN is encoded by the coding sequence ATGAGCGACCACGAACTCCGCGTCAGCAAGATCCGCAACGGCACCGTGATCGACCACGTCCCCGGCGGCCAGGCGCTGAACGTTCTCGCCATTCTGGGGATCGACGGCACCGGCGGCGAGCAGGTCAGCATCGGCATGAACGTCCCCAGTGATCGGCTCCCCGCCAAGGACATCGTCAAAGTCGAAGGACGCGAACTCAGCCAGAACGAGGTCGACGTCCTCTCGCTGATCGCGCCCGACGCAACGATCAATATTGTCAGTGAGTACGACGTCGTCGATAAACGACGGCTCGACCGTCCCGAGTATGTGAAGGGTGTGCTCGCGTGTCCGAACCGCAACTGTATCACGACCGACGACGAGCCCGTCGACTCGAAGTTCGAGGTGCTCGACGACGAGGTGCGATGTGTCTACTGTGATACGATCATCCGGGACAACCTCACCGAGCACATCGGGAACTAG